A single window of Salvia splendens isolate huo1 chromosome 8, SspV2, whole genome shotgun sequence DNA harbors:
- the LOC121744065 gene encoding uncharacterized protein LOC121744065 gives MAEEFDESEVVFSFCDEVGGGGGDFQLNSKEFKRKKMKTSVKKQKSTVPVSIPENVSWLRYADPDLEDCGGGEMVPPHVIVGRRVAGKMMAFSVCTGNGRTLKGRDLSQVRNSILRLTGFLET, from the coding sequence ATGGCAGAAGAGTTCGACGAATCCGAGGTTGTGTTTAGCTTTTGCGACGaggtcggcggcggcggcggcgatttCCAGTTGAATTCGAAGGAAttcaagaggaagaagatgaagacgAGTGTGAAGAAGCAGAAGTCGACGGTTCCGGTGAGTATCCCGGAGAACGTGTCGTGGCTGCGGTACGCGGACCCCGATTTGGAAGACTGCGGCGGCGGAGAGATGGTGCCGCCGCACGTAATCGTGGGGCGGCGCGTGGCCGGGAAGATGATGGCCTTCTCCGTTTGTACGGGAAACGGGAGGACTCTCAAGGGACGGGATTTGAGCCAAGTCCGTAATTCCATTCTCCGCCTCACCGGCTTTCTCGAAACGTGA